In Sebaldella termitidis ATCC 33386, one DNA window encodes the following:
- a CDS encoding BglG family transcription antiterminator gives MSLKQRHIEILNLVFQNDKIMDIKYISEYFQVSERSIRYDIKEINEEFINNKNTNIIEMEEGKLVSNINKEELTSLIKNILPQKYIFTSEERIEILLLEILLFREKFTLQALSDELLISKATLRKDIKDMNEKIKEFNVKIDINNNQGYMLTGEESSIRQLMINILHKYGGFIEEIEKEDINNLQIVKLLIFEKKKKYFQNERINLYKSILLKIQQKTKKIITDEAYDALLLNMIITSIRNRNSHFITDDISNSNFIKGTEEYKIIKEIFQNEDIDYREKDLIIFTDFYMGSYSYNTKFSFYLNWMKIETLVGRILEDAAKVFDINFKNDQILIKELINHMKPAIYRIKNKMSLKVSILEDVKSEYADLYEKTRVSLGVINEFLDENIDEDEIAFITIMFKRAINRNQEKLMGEEKRNILLVCGLGYSSSQFLAENINERFEVNIVDIIPFNQLENFEYIKSVDLVISTIDIEMEGMEVVKVNPILQKEDIEKLEEYALTRKSSKIPISKILKVIKENKHIENEAFIIENIKKQLKEYVKNDVETEKTSNFLELLDERNTALNIDLKNWEEVIEYSGKLLLDSGYIVSEYIEEMKEQIRNFGDYVVMGSNTILPHGKLNESVKKTGFSFVSLKNPISFFGSKIKIAICLASVAKHEHINAILELNNYFRDPEFEKELLKINTRKELENFLINRRNR, from the coding sequence ATGAGTTTAAAACAAAGACATATAGAAATACTAAATCTTGTTTTCCAAAATGACAAAATTATGGATATAAAATATATCTCTGAATATTTTCAGGTTTCTGAAAGAAGTATAAGATATGACATAAAAGAGATAAATGAGGAATTCATAAACAATAAAAATACTAATATCATAGAAATGGAAGAGGGAAAACTGGTTTCTAACATAAATAAAGAGGAGCTGACTTCTCTTATAAAAAATATACTTCCGCAGAAATATATTTTTACAAGTGAGGAGAGAATAGAGATACTTCTTTTGGAAATACTGCTTTTCAGGGAAAAATTCACACTTCAGGCTCTGTCTGACGAACTGCTGATAAGTAAGGCAACACTCAGAAAAGATATAAAGGACATGAATGAAAAAATAAAAGAATTCAATGTAAAAATAGACATTAACAATAATCAGGGATATATGCTTACAGGGGAAGAAAGCAGCATAAGACAGCTGATGATAAATATACTTCATAAATACGGCGGTTTTATCGAGGAGATAGAAAAAGAAGACATAAATAATCTGCAAATAGTAAAGCTTTTAATCTTTGAAAAAAAGAAAAAATATTTTCAAAATGAGCGTATAAACCTTTATAAAAGTATTCTTTTGAAAATACAGCAGAAAACAAAAAAAATAATAACAGACGAGGCTTATGACGCCCTTTTGCTAAATATGATTATTACAAGCATACGAAACAGAAACAGCCATTTTATAACAGACGATATAAGCAATTCAAATTTCATAAAAGGTACTGAGGAATATAAGATAATAAAAGAAATTTTTCAGAATGAGGACATAGATTACAGAGAAAAAGACCTGATAATATTTACGGATTTTTATATGGGGTCTTATTCATACAATACAAAGTTTTCTTTTTATCTAAACTGGATGAAAATAGAAACACTTGTGGGAAGAATACTTGAAGATGCAGCAAAAGTATTTGACATTAATTTCAAAAATGACCAGATACTGATAAAAGAGCTGATTAATCATATGAAGCCCGCGATTTACAGAATAAAAAACAAAATGAGTCTGAAAGTTTCCATACTTGAGGATGTAAAATCCGAATATGCTGATCTTTATGAAAAAACAAGAGTGAGTCTGGGAGTAATAAATGAATTCCTGGATGAAAATATAGATGAGGATGAAATTGCCTTTATTACAATAATGTTTAAAAGGGCAATAAACAGAAATCAGGAAAAGCTTATGGGCGAAGAAAAGAGAAATATTCTTCTGGTCTGTGGTTTGGGGTACAGCAGTTCACAGTTTCTTGCTGAGAATATAAATGAAAGATTTGAAGTAAATATTGTAGATATAATTCCGTTTAATCAGCTGGAAAATTTTGAATATATAAAGTCGGTGGATCTGGTAATATCCACTATAGATATAGAGATGGAAGGGATGGAGGTAGTAAAGGTAAATCCTATACTCCAAAAAGAAGATATTGAGAAGCTGGAGGAATATGCATTAACCAGAAAATCATCAAAAATTCCTATATCAAAAATTTTGAAAGTAATAAAAGAAAATAAGCATATAGAAAATGAAGCGTTTATTATAGAAAATATCAAAAAACAGCTGAAAGAATATGTGAAAAATGATGTTGAAACAGAAAAAACCTCTAATTTTCTGGAGCTGTTGGATGAAAGAAATACAGCATTGAATATAGATCTGAAAAACTGGGAGGAAGTGATTGAGTATTCGGGAAAGCTTCTTTTGGATTCGGGGTATATTGTTTCTGAATATATAGAGGAGATGAAGGAACAGATAAGAAATTTCGGGGATTATGTGGTAATGGGCAGCAATACTATTCTTCCGCATGGGAAACTAAATGAAAGTGTAAAAAAGACAGGTTTCAGCTTTGTTTCATTAAAAAATCCCATTTCATTTTTCGGTTCGAAGATAAAAATAGCCATATGCCTGGCATCTGTGGCTAAACATGAACATATAAATGCAATACTTGAATTAAATAATTATTTCAGAGATCCTGAATTTGAAAAAGAACTTTTGAAAATTAATACAAGAAAGGAATTAGAAAATTTTTTGATAAATAGGAGGAATAGATGA
- a CDS encoding tagatose-bisphosphate aldolase, with amino-acid sequence MVKITKGKFEGLKRLSNKNGIIEALAIDQRGSIEKMLSKAKGSSVKLEDIEEFKEAVSKELTPYTSAILLDLEYGTTAITAKNPDTGLLIAYEKTGYDATEAGRLPDLIDDLSALRIKEYGANAVKLLIYYDPDEPAEINEIKHAFIERVGAECKGIDIPFFLEPVTYDSKIEDAKSIEYARIKPHKVKNTIKELTKPQYGIDVLKLEVPINLHFTEGYTDGETAYTKKEAIKHFQEAADLATLPFIYLSAGVTAEQFRETIKLAAEAKTPFSGVLCGRATWQNGVKVYAEKGLQGLTEWLRTEGKQNVLELNDVLEKSAVPWWSTYGGLEKIEVK; translated from the coding sequence ATGGTAAAAATTACAAAAGGAAAGTTTGAAGGATTAAAAAGATTGTCAAATAAAAATGGAATAATAGAAGCTCTGGCTATTGACCAGCGTGGTTCTATAGAAAAAATGCTTTCCAAAGCTAAGGGAAGTTCTGTAAAATTAGAAGATATAGAAGAATTCAAGGAAGCAGTATCAAAAGAGCTTACACCATATACTTCGGCAATATTGCTGGATCTGGAGTACGGAACTACAGCAATAACAGCCAAAAATCCTGATACAGGACTATTGATAGCCTATGAAAAAACAGGATATGACGCTACAGAAGCTGGGCGGCTTCCTGATTTGATAGATGATTTATCAGCCCTCAGAATTAAGGAATATGGAGCAAATGCCGTAAAGCTTTTGATCTATTACGATCCTGACGAACCGGCAGAAATAAATGAAATAAAGCATGCTTTCATAGAAAGAGTGGGAGCAGAATGTAAAGGGATAGACATACCCTTCTTTCTGGAGCCTGTTACATATGACAGTAAAATAGAAGATGCAAAAAGCATAGAATATGCAAGAATAAAACCTCATAAAGTAAAGAATACAATCAAGGAGCTTACAAAACCGCAGTATGGTATAGATGTACTGAAACTGGAAGTACCGATAAATTTACACTTTACAGAGGGATATACAGACGGAGAAACTGCTTATACTAAAAAAGAAGCCATAAAACATTTTCAGGAAGCAGCAGATCTTGCTACACTGCCTTTTATTTACCTGAGTGCCGGTGTAACAGCAGAGCAGTTTCGTGAGACGATAAAGCTCGCTGCCGAAGCGAAAACTCCTTTTAGCGGTGTACTCTGCGGAAGAGCAACATGGCAGAATGGTGTGAAAGTATATGCAGAAAAAGGTTTACAAGGATTGACGGAATGGCTGAGAACAGAAGGTAAACAAAATGTTCTTGAGCTTAATGATGTTCTGGAGAAAAGTGCGGTACCTTGGTGGAGTACTTATGGAGGACTGGAAAAAATAGAGGTAAAATAA
- a CDS encoding deoxyguanosinetriphosphate triphosphohydrolase translates to MTNRMSWKNLLSQESKSRRGRNKSINNNDLRTEFEKDYHRILISASFRRLQDKTQVFPLDKNDFVRTRLTHSIEVSSFAKSIAQSISNRLINDKIDEEFTQEDAGFISDILASAGLLHDIGNPPFGHFGEDTIRSWFNEKLDEITIENPVTNNMQKLSEILTPQMCEDFKNFEGNAQAIRLVSKLHFLIDENGMNLTYALLNTLIKYPGSSLEINKKSGDIKDKKMGYYFAEKDLFDSIIEETGTLNKKTGKISRHPLTFLLEAADDIAYSTADIEDGFKKDYITYEDLAKIVEPLKNEENPSLCCYQKLVYYKERAIEKNYEKPEMYAVQRWIIFAQGYMINSAVSSFINNYESIMHGEYKYDLFEETNSKELVKRLKGLAAKKIYRSFAIIKMEITAHNIISFFLEHFMNSVLYYDTPFNEKYLKGVDKRFLNIISDNYMHIYRYYTEKYIKNNEGESEEKLFAYKLYLRLLLVTDYICGMTDTYAKTLYQELTGII, encoded by the coding sequence ATGACAAATAGAATGAGTTGGAAAAACTTGCTTTCACAGGAAAGCAAAAGCAGAAGAGGGCGGAATAAAAGCATAAATAATAATGATCTGAGAACAGAATTTGAAAAGGACTATCATCGTATATTGATAAGTGCTTCTTTCAGAAGATTACAGGATAAAACTCAGGTTTTCCCTCTGGATAAAAACGATTTTGTAAGAACGAGGCTCACACACTCAATAGAAGTGTCGTCTTTTGCGAAGTCAATTGCACAGTCTATATCAAACAGACTGATTAATGATAAAATAGATGAGGAATTCACGCAGGAAGATGCCGGATTTATATCTGACATCCTTGCAAGTGCCGGTCTTCTTCATGATATAGGAAATCCTCCTTTCGGACATTTCGGGGAAGATACTATAAGAAGCTGGTTTAATGAAAAGCTTGATGAAATCACAATAGAAAATCCCGTTACAAACAATATGCAAAAGCTGTCAGAAATACTAACACCGCAGATGTGTGAGGATTTCAAGAATTTTGAAGGAAATGCCCAGGCGATAAGACTGGTATCAAAGCTTCACTTTCTTATTGATGAAAATGGTATGAATCTTACATATGCATTACTGAATACCCTGATTAAGTATCCGGGAAGCTCACTTGAAATAAATAAAAAGAGCGGTGATATAAAAGATAAAAAAATGGGATATTATTTTGCAGAAAAGGATTTGTTTGACTCAATAATAGAAGAAACTGGTACTTTAAATAAGAAAACCGGGAAAATAAGCAGACATCCGCTTACATTTTTGCTGGAAGCAGCAGATGATATAGCATATTCTACAGCTGATATAGAAGACGGATTCAAAAAGGATTATATTACATATGAAGATCTTGCAAAAATAGTAGAACCGCTTAAAAATGAAGAGAATCCTTCATTATGCTGTTATCAGAAACTGGTTTATTATAAAGAGAGAGCTATAGAGAAGAATTATGAAAAGCCGGAGATGTATGCTGTACAGAGATGGATTATTTTTGCACAGGGTTATATGATAAACTCGGCAGTCAGCTCATTTATAAATAATTATGAGAGTATCATGCACGGAGAATATAAATACGACCTTTTTGAAGAAACTAATTCAAAGGAGCTGGTAAAAAGACTGAAAGGGCTTGCGGCAAAAAAGATATACAGATCATTTGCAATAATAAAGATGGAAATAACAGCACATAATATTATCAGCTTTTTTCTTGAACACTTTATGAATTCAGTGCTGTATTATGATACTCCGTTTAATGAAAAATATTTAAAGGGAGTAGACAAAAGGTTTTTGAATATTATTTCTGATAATTATATGCATATTTACAGATACTATACTGAAAAATACATAAAGAATAACGAAGGCGAATCAGAAGAAAAATTATTTGCCTATAAACTATATCTGAGACTTCTTCTGGTGACTGATTATATATGCGGAATGACAGATACCTATGCGAAGACTTTGTATCAGGAGCTGACAGGAATAATTTAA